The following are encoded in a window of Legionella geestiana genomic DNA:
- a CDS encoding GNAT family N-acetyltransferase: protein MLICNHQLDTAQFDALKALWQRARVHDAGLPVFYPDLLTRARALKSNVCWFEHGMLQGILSACFFYETACEISLLVDPAHRQQGIARRLIAAILPLLRQQGMRTVIFSLAKGHAPWLEALGVRYTHTEYRMMRHESPLQPEPVTALSFRRALPVDVPLMVGIDAACFNTSGVDMNSRFQHLLREADCQVLLAVLGESVIGKAHLRLSDGVWVVSDVGILPAFQGQGYGYALLLHAINEAQVQRATDMRLDVETTNQSALNLYMRLGFSVQDAYDYRSLALDALENLMNRRKLA from the coding sequence ATGCTCATTTGCAATCATCAGCTCGATACGGCGCAGTTTGACGCGCTTAAAGCACTCTGGCAGCGTGCACGCGTGCATGACGCTGGCCTGCCGGTGTTTTATCCTGATTTATTGACACGTGCGCGCGCGCTGAAATCCAATGTCTGCTGGTTTGAACACGGGATGCTGCAAGGCATTCTCTCTGCCTGTTTTTTCTACGAGACGGCCTGTGAAATCAGCCTGCTGGTTGACCCCGCACATCGCCAGCAGGGGATTGCGCGCCGTTTGATTGCCGCCATTCTGCCGCTGCTTCGTCAGCAGGGCATGCGCACCGTGATTTTCAGCCTCGCCAAAGGCCACGCGCCCTGGCTGGAAGCGCTTGGCGTGCGTTATACCCATACCGAATACCGCATGATGCGTCATGAGAGTCCGTTGCAGCCAGAGCCTGTAACCGCGCTGTCCTTCCGGCGGGCATTGCCGGTTGATGTGCCGTTGATGGTCGGGATTGATGCGGCCTGTTTTAATACGAGCGGGGTTGACATGAACAGCCGTTTTCAGCACCTGCTGCGGGAGGCAGACTGTCAGGTACTGCTCGCAGTTCTTGGGGAAAGCGTGATAGGCAAGGCGCATCTGCGCCTGTCAGACGGGGTGTGGGTAGTGTCGGATGTTGGCATTCTGCCGGCGTTTCAAGGGCAGGGATATGGGTATGCGCTGCTTCTGCATGCCATCAACGAGGCGCAAGTGCAGCGTGCCACCGACATGCGCCTTGATGTTGAAACGACGAATCAAAGCGCATTGAATCTTTATATGCGTCTTGGATTTTCGGTTCAGGATGCGTATGATTACCGGTCGTTGGCTCTGGATGCCCTGGAGAATCTCATGAACAGACGCAAACTGGCTTGA
- the tatA gene encoding twin-arginine translocase TatA/TatE family subunit produces MGLSGVSPLSLLLILLIVIVLFGSSKLKTLGKDLGDALRNFRESAARDDDRPS; encoded by the coding sequence ATGGGGTTAAGTGGCGTAAGTCCATTGTCGCTGTTGCTGATTCTGCTGATTGTGATTGTGCTTTTTGGTTCCAGCAAACTGAAAACCCTGGGTAAAGACCTTGGAGACGCACTGCGTAATTTCCGTGAGAGCGCGGCGCGGGACGATGACCGCCCGTCATGA
- a CDS encoding beta-ketoacyl-[acyl-carrier-protein] synthase family protein: MRKRVVITGMEITSSIGTGLETFWQAARRGQCGIDHIKAYDPSPYTTRIAGEVRDLDLSALPEFDKSKRYPRAAQYALYCAHHAIRRSGISQDALREAGTFIGTSLGGAPELELAYHSFYTDTWKKIPALSVIRGMPNSVANHVAIAFGLGGPNSTISNACVSSAEAIGNAFHQIAAGRLQVALCGGTESLVWETIMAAWCKLRVMSTRNEDPKRASRPFDRDRDGMVMADGAGVLVLEELEHARARGAHIHAEILGFGASCDAYHVTAPSSEGQARAIRAALNDARVSPSDVQYINAHGTGTQLNDITETETIQAVFGERAKDIPITAQKAMTGHTIGAAGVMEVIATTLCLENDTHLPTINLENPDPACYLDYVPNEARSQRVNIALSNHFAFGGANAAVLLGRMG, translated from the coding sequence ATGAGAAAGCGCGTTGTAATAACCGGAATGGAAATCACCTCCTCCATTGGTACCGGGCTTGAGACCTTCTGGCAGGCCGCCCGTCGTGGTCAGTGTGGCATTGACCATATCAAAGCCTATGACCCATCACCCTATACGACCCGTATAGCCGGCGAGGTGCGCGATCTTGATTTAAGCGCACTGCCTGAATTTGATAAAAGTAAACGTTATCCGCGCGCGGCGCAGTACGCGCTTTATTGTGCTCACCACGCCATTCGCCGCTCCGGCATCAGTCAGGATGCGCTGCGTGAAGCGGGCACCTTTATCGGTACGAGTCTCGGGGGTGCGCCTGAGCTTGAGCTCGCCTATCACTCCTTTTATACCGATACCTGGAAAAAAATTCCGGCACTGAGCGTGATTCGCGGCATGCCCAATTCCGTGGCTAACCATGTTGCCATCGCCTTTGGACTTGGGGGTCCCAATTCCACCATTTCCAACGCCTGTGTCTCTTCCGCGGAAGCCATTGGCAATGCGTTCCACCAGATTGCGGCCGGGCGGCTGCAGGTTGCCCTTTGCGGCGGCACAGAATCGCTGGTGTGGGAAACCATCATGGCGGCGTGGTGCAAGCTGCGTGTCATGTCGACCCGTAACGAAGACCCAAAGCGTGCCAGTCGTCCCTTTGACCGTGACCGCGATGGCATGGTGATGGCCGATGGTGCCGGTGTACTTGTGCTCGAGGAGCTTGAGCATGCCCGTGCACGTGGTGCGCATATTCATGCTGAAATTCTCGGGTTTGGCGCAAGTTGTGATGCGTATCACGTAACGGCCCCCAGTTCCGAGGGGCAGGCGCGCGCCATTCGTGCGGCACTGAATGATGCCCGCGTATCGCCATCGGACGTGCAGTACATCAATGCCCACGGAACCGGCACCCAGCTCAATGACATCACCGAAACCGAAACCATTCAGGCTGTGTTTGGCGAGCGCGCGAAAGACATTCCCATAACCGCGCAAAAAGCCATGACCGGCCACACCATTGGTGCAGCGGGGGTCATGGAAGTCATTGCAACCACGCTCTGTCTTGAAAACGACACCCATTTGCCCACTATTAACCTCGAAAACCCCGACCCCGCCTGCTACCTTGACTATGTTCCCAACGAAGCGCGTTCCCAGCGTGTCAATATCGCGCTGTCGAACCATTTTGCATTTGGCGGTGCAAATGCGGCAGTTTTACTGGGGCGCATGGGATAA
- a CDS encoding ubiquinone biosynthesis accessory factor UbiJ, which yields MIKELSLKALQKAINTALSLDPTMPERVRALAGKVLEVVISPLEVRFFIRFGEDGSLTLSDRSAIAATAVIHSSPLGLIRLSLLPSSKARSLFNDKVRLSGDVAFGEQVKKLFDAMDIDWESHLAHFTGDVVAHQIGTLFRQGRAFKNRLENSLRGSVTEYLQEEARLFPGRQEINDFLSDVDALMLSVERLQARINHLQARHEVD from the coding sequence ATGATAAAAGAACTTTCGCTAAAGGCCCTGCAAAAGGCCATCAATACGGCACTTTCGCTTGATCCCACTATGCCGGAGCGGGTTCGTGCGCTTGCCGGCAAGGTGCTGGAGGTGGTGATTTCACCGCTTGAGGTGCGCTTTTTTATCCGTTTTGGCGAGGATGGGAGTCTGACACTGTCCGACAGAAGCGCGATCGCGGCAACGGCGGTCATTCACAGCAGCCCGCTTGGTCTGATTCGCTTGAGCCTGCTGCCGTCTTCGAAAGCCCGCTCGCTCTTTAACGACAAGGTACGCTTAAGCGGGGATGTGGCTTTTGGCGAGCAGGTCAAAAAGCTGTTTGACGCGATGGACATTGACTGGGAAAGCCATCTCGCGCATTTTACCGGCGATGTGGTGGCGCACCAGATAGGTACGCTATTTCGTCAGGGGCGCGCGTTTAAAAACCGTCTCGAGAATTCCCTGCGCGGCAGTGTGACGGAATACCTGCAGGAAGAGGCGCGTCTTTTTCCGGGGCGTCAGGAAATTAACGACTTCCTAAGCGATGTGGATGCCCTGATGCTCTCCGTTGAGCGTCTGCAGGCACGCATCAATCATTTACAGGCCCGCCATGAAGTCGATTAA
- a CDS encoding lytic murein transglycosylase, with the protein MKHWKILPATVLWLLLPHTLHANSQPWNQWVKDVRREALSQGISPSVFDAAFAGVSEPSRTVKNLARSQPEHRLTYSKYLHSRVDNYRIIIGQRNFEKNRALLTKIGNEFGVDPCFIVSFWGMESSYGSYMGNFPVVRSLATLAYDSNRPEFFRKELFLALHILNDGHVDLGHFKGEWAGASGQPQFLPSSWVKYAVDYDHDGRRDIWESKPDVFASIANYMKMNGWHAGEPWAVIVKLPRGFDMKLEGKDTIKTASEWNALGVRTESGKELPWPNLPASIVQPFGGPTFLAYPNYRMILRYNNSIYYAGAIGYLADKICKRNP; encoded by the coding sequence ATGAAACACTGGAAAATTCTACCGGCCACCGTCCTGTGGCTATTGCTGCCACACACGCTGCATGCCAACAGCCAGCCATGGAACCAGTGGGTCAAGGACGTCCGCCGGGAAGCACTTTCTCAGGGTATCTCTCCTTCAGTGTTCGATGCCGCTTTCGCCGGCGTCAGCGAACCAAGCCGTACGGTGAAAAATCTGGCGCGCTCCCAGCCTGAACACCGGCTGACCTATTCCAAATACCTGCACTCACGGGTTGATAATTACCGCATTATCATCGGACAGCGCAATTTTGAAAAAAACCGCGCTCTTTTGACAAAAATCGGCAACGAATTTGGCGTTGACCCCTGCTTTATCGTGTCATTCTGGGGCATGGAATCGAGCTATGGCAGCTACATGGGGAACTTTCCCGTTGTGCGCTCGCTCGCAACACTGGCCTATGACTCAAACCGCCCCGAGTTCTTCCGTAAAGAACTTTTCCTGGCACTCCATATCCTGAATGACGGACATGTCGACCTTGGACACTTCAAGGGCGAGTGGGCAGGCGCTTCGGGGCAACCGCAGTTTCTGCCGTCAAGCTGGGTGAAATACGCGGTCGATTATGACCATGATGGACGGCGTGATATCTGGGAGAGCAAGCCGGATGTGTTTGCATCCATTGCCAACTACATGAAAATGAACGGCTGGCATGCCGGGGAGCCATGGGCGGTTATTGTCAAGCTGCCGCGCGGCTTTGACATGAAGCTTGAAGGCAAGGACACTATCAAAACGGCCTCCGAATGGAATGCTTTAGGCGTACGCACCGAGTCCGGCAAGGAATTGCCATGGCCGAATCTGCCGGCAAGCATCGTGCAGCCCTTCGGCGGCCCGACCTTTCTCGCCTATCCGAACTACCGCATGATTCTGCGCTATAACAATTCCATCTATTACGCAGGCGCCATCGGATATCTCGCAGATAAGATTTGTAAGCGTAATCCTTAA
- the ubiB gene encoding ubiquinone biosynthesis regulatory protein kinase UbiB, with amino-acid sequence MKSIKTLLRLSQINHILAKNGLDQVIVSIRLFAPLRFIVWFNPWNWVRNRGQTRGEALRRSFEALGPVFVKFGQALSTRPDILPPDIAMELSRLQDRVPPFPGERALEIIHEAYGESADSLFATFDPVPLASASMAQVHAATFNDGREVVVKVLRPNMRRLIERDIDVLYTLATLAERYWPLAKRLKPREIVREFEINLLDELDLQREAANASQLRRNFEGSEKLYVPEVYWDYVRDNVLVQERIYGIPVSDIASLKAHGIDIKRLAERGVDIFFTQVFRDSFFHADMHPGNIFVSPEHPANPQYMCVDFGIMGTLTDSDQRYLAENLFAFFNRDYRRVAQLHVESGWVSRDTRVGDFESAIRTVCEPVFEKPLRDISFAQLMMRLFQVARRFHMEVQPQLVLLQKTLLAIEGLGRQLYPDLDLWTTAKPFLEKWLKAQVGPRAFVKRLRENIPFLTEQLPGMPRLLNDVLVLAKEEKIEALQAIARASESSKVPARRGGLGLGICITAIGALALHVVKLPPELPVVWIWSTVAAAGALTALIAQKTGR; translated from the coding sequence ATGAAGTCGATTAAAACTCTGCTGCGACTGTCGCAGATTAACCATATTCTTGCCAAAAATGGCCTTGATCAGGTGATTGTGTCGATTCGCCTGTTTGCGCCGCTGCGCTTTATTGTCTGGTTTAATCCGTGGAACTGGGTGCGAAACCGTGGCCAGACCCGGGGTGAAGCCCTGCGTCGCAGTTTTGAAGCGCTTGGCCCCGTTTTTGTGAAGTTTGGCCAGGCGCTTTCCACGCGACCGGATATTTTGCCCCCGGATATTGCCATGGAGCTTTCAAGGCTTCAGGACCGTGTGCCGCCGTTTCCCGGTGAGCGTGCGCTCGAGATTATTCACGAGGCCTATGGCGAAAGTGCAGATAGCCTCTTTGCCACCTTTGACCCGGTACCGCTTGCCTCGGCGTCCATGGCGCAGGTACATGCCGCCACCTTTAACGACGGTCGCGAAGTGGTGGTTAAGGTCCTGCGACCGAACATGCGTCGCTTGATTGAACGCGACATCGATGTGCTCTACACGCTTGCCACCCTTGCGGAGCGCTACTGGCCGCTCGCCAAACGGCTGAAGCCGCGCGAGATAGTGCGCGAATTTGAAATCAACCTGCTGGATGAGCTTGATTTGCAGCGCGAAGCAGCAAACGCAAGCCAGCTGCGGCGCAATTTTGAAGGCTCGGAAAAACTCTATGTTCCCGAAGTCTACTGGGATTATGTGCGCGATAACGTGCTCGTGCAGGAGCGCATTTACGGTATTCCCGTCTCTGATATCGCCTCGCTGAAAGCGCATGGCATTGATATTAAAAGGCTTGCCGAACGCGGGGTGGATATTTTTTTCACCCAGGTATTTCGTGACAGCTTTTTTCATGCAGACATGCACCCTGGCAATATTTTTGTTTCTCCCGAGCATCCGGCAAACCCGCAGTACATGTGCGTGGATTTTGGCATTATGGGCACCTTGACCGACAGCGATCAGCGTTATCTCGCTGAGAATCTCTTCGCGTTTTTTAACCGCGATTACCGGCGGGTTGCGCAATTGCATGTGGAGTCTGGATGGGTATCACGTGACACACGGGTAGGCGATTTTGAAAGCGCCATTCGCACTGTATGTGAGCCGGTTTTTGAAAAACCACTGCGGGATATTTCATTTGCCCAGCTGATGATGCGGCTTTTTCAGGTGGCGCGGCGTTTTCACATGGAAGTCCAGCCACAGCTCGTACTGCTGCAAAAAACCCTGCTGGCGATAGAGGGACTCGGACGTCAGCTGTATCCTGATCTCGATCTCTGGACCACGGCGAAACCCTTCCTTGAAAAATGGCTGAAAGCGCAGGTCGGGCCTCGCGCCTTTGTGAAGCGTCTGCGTGAAAACATCCCGTTTTTGACTGAGCAGCTGCCAGGCATGCCGCGTCTGCTCAATGATGTGCTGGTGCTTGCCAAGGAAGAAAAAATAGAAGCGCTGCAGGCGATTGCACGCGCATCGGAAAGTTCGAAAGTGCCCGCACGGCGTGGCGGTCTCGGACTTGGAATCTGTATCACGGCGATTGGCGCCCTTGCCCTGCATGTCGTGAAGCTGCCCCCGGAGCTGCCCGTTGTCTGGATATGGTCGACAGTGGCGGCAGCGGGTGCATTAACGGCGCTTATCGCACAAAAAACAGGGAGATAA
- a CDS encoding twin-arginine translocase TatA/TatE family subunit, producing the protein MAEVGLTLIIAVCVFGPSRLPMLARHLGAGLRRLKMLRERFSGMLEEVAKECTLAENEKRAADADARYEDTR; encoded by the coding sequence ATGGCTGAAGTCGGTTTGACACTCATCATTGCCGTCTGTGTGTTTGGGCCTTCCCGTCTGCCCATGCTGGCGCGTCATCTGGGTGCTGGATTGCGGCGGCTGAAGATGCTGCGGGAGCGCTTCAGCGGGATGCTCGAAGAGGTCGCAAAAGAATGCACGCTTGCTGAAAACGAAAAGCGCGCAGCCGATGCAGATGCCCGGTACGAAGATACGCGCTAA
- the ubiE gene encoding bifunctional demethylmenaquinone methyltransferase/2-methoxy-6-polyprenyl-1,4-benzoquinol methylase UbiE has product MTSSGKKTHFGFTQVDWEDKARRVGAVFDSVASRYDIMNDVLSLGVHRLWKRFAVSVSGVREGQTVLDLAGGTGDLARLFLPRVGESGRVVLADINASMLSVGRERLLNEGYLENVIPVQANAERLPFPDNYFHCVIIGFGLRNVTDKDAALRSMYRVCKPGGKLLVLEFSKPVLPGLKPLYDWYSFNLLPTLGEYIANDRGSYAYLAESIRMHPDQETLKTMIEQAGFEDGRYHNLSGGIVALHTACKY; this is encoded by the coding sequence ATGACATCCTCCGGGAAAAAAACCCATTTTGGCTTTACTCAGGTTGACTGGGAAGATAAAGCGCGGCGTGTGGGTGCGGTATTTGACTCGGTCGCGAGCCGTTACGACATCATGAATGACGTACTTTCTCTGGGCGTACATCGGCTCTGGAAGCGCTTTGCGGTTTCGGTGAGCGGTGTTCGTGAGGGACAGACCGTACTTGATTTGGCGGGTGGGACGGGGGATCTTGCGCGTCTTTTTTTGCCGCGTGTTGGTGAGAGTGGCCGGGTGGTACTTGCGGATATTAATGCGTCCATGCTGAGTGTCGGGCGTGAGCGCCTCCTTAATGAGGGCTATCTCGAAAATGTGATTCCGGTGCAGGCCAATGCGGAACGGCTGCCGTTTCCAGATAATTATTTTCATTGCGTCATCATCGGTTTTGGTCTGCGTAATGTCACAGACAAGGATGCAGCACTTCGTTCCATGTATCGTGTCTGCAAACCGGGCGGTAAACTGCTCGTGCTTGAATTTTCAAAGCCGGTGCTTCCGGGGCTTAAGCCGCTTTATGACTGGTATTCTTTCAATCTTTTGCCCACTCTTGGTGAATACATCGCCAATGACCGTGGCAGTTATGCTTATCTTGCGGAGTCGATTCGCATGCATCCGGACCAGGAAACCCTGAAAACCATGATTGAGCAGGCAGGCTTTGAAGATGGCCGTTACCATAATCTGAGCGGTGGGATAGTGGCCTTGCACACGGCCTGCAAATACTGA